Proteins from one Rhodothermales bacterium genomic window:
- the mnmA gene encoding tRNA 2-thiouridine(34) synthase MnmA, with product METPPHPSKGRVLVAMSGGVDSSVAAVLLREQGYEVIGITMKTWDYTSSGGRGGKEVGCCSLDSMNDARGVAMAFGFTHFIVDIREEFGDWVIERFTGEYLAGRTPNPCVLCNTHIKWAALLRRADDLGCAFIATGHYARVRHDEALGRHVLMRGLDANKDQSYALWGLPQEHLQRSIFPLGAYTKPQIRQMAHDYGLLRVADKPDSYEICFVPDNDYRRFLKERVPGLEAEVEGGSFVLSDGTAVGRHEGFPFYTIGQRHGLGLALGYPAYVTRIDAPSNTITVGPRKELLQQTLVARKLNLTKYPDLREERPAIAKIRYKDEGAPCIVWQSDDDTLHVAFAEPRHAITPGQSLVLYEGDDVLGGGWIHAVGEVQSEK from the coding sequence ATGGAAACCCCGCCCCACCCATCCAAAGGACGTGTCCTGGTCGCCATGAGCGGCGGGGTCGACTCATCCGTGGCGGCCGTGTTGCTTCGCGAGCAGGGGTACGAGGTGATCGGAATCACGATGAAGACGTGGGACTACACCTCGAGCGGCGGGCGCGGCGGCAAGGAGGTCGGGTGCTGCTCGCTGGATTCGATGAACGACGCCCGGGGCGTGGCGATGGCGTTCGGGTTCACCCATTTTATCGTTGACATCCGCGAGGAGTTTGGGGACTGGGTGATCGAGCGATTCACGGGCGAGTACCTCGCCGGCCGCACCCCCAATCCGTGCGTCCTGTGCAACACCCACATCAAGTGGGCGGCCCTGCTCCGCCGCGCGGACGACCTGGGGTGTGCTTTCATCGCCACCGGCCACTACGCCCGAGTGCGGCACGACGAGGCCCTCGGCCGGCACGTGCTAATGCGCGGGCTGGATGCCAACAAGGACCAGAGTTACGCCCTCTGGGGCCTCCCCCAGGAACACCTCCAGCGCTCCATTTTTCCGCTCGGGGCCTACACGAAGCCGCAGATCCGCCAGATGGCGCACGACTACGGCCTGCTCCGCGTCGCGGACAAGCCGGACTCCTACGAGATCTGCTTCGTGCCCGACAACGACTACCGGCGTTTCCTCAAGGAACGCGTCCCGGGCCTTGAGGCCGAGGTAGAGGGCGGATCGTTTGTACTCAGCGACGGCACCGCCGTCGGCCGGCACGAGGGGTTTCCGTTTTACACAATCGGCCAGCGCCACGGCCTCGGGCTGGCGCTTGGGTATCCGGCCTATGTCACCCGGATCGACGCCCCCAGCAACACTATCACCGTCGGCCCCCGCAAGGAGTTATTGCAGCAAACCCTCGTCGCCCGCAAGCTAAACCTGACCAAGTACCCCGACCTGCGTGAGGAGAGACCCGCCATCGCCAAGATCCGCTACAAGGACGAAGGCGCCCCCTGCATCGTCTGGCAGAGCGACGACGACACCCTGCACGTCGCCTTCGCCGAACCCCGCCATGCCATCACCCCTGGCCAATCGCTTGTCTTGTATGAAGGGGATGATGTGCTGGGAGGAGGGTGGATACACGCTGTTGGCGAAGTGCAAAGTGAAAAGTAA
- a CDS encoding rhodanese-like domain-containing protein codes for MTRYILLLLILLPLDMASAQTLVWSTVLRDVRNRYPEVEQISVDSLAHWLQDPNRQPPLLVDVRERSEYDLSHIAGAIHSAPDSADVDDLLAAAAGRPIVLYCSVGYRSSAKAQALLQAGATSVANLEGSVFMWANEGQPVERDGKAVREVHPYNRVWGVLLNKRLRGEVGRD; via the coding sequence ATGACCAGATACATCCTCCTCCTTCTTATCCTCCTCCCGCTCGACATGGCCTCTGCCCAGACCCTTGTGTGGTCCACCGTCCTGCGCGACGTACGCAACCGCTACCCGGAGGTCGAGCAGATCTCGGTCGACTCCCTGGCGCATTGGCTGCAGGACCCGAACAGGCAGCCGCCGCTGCTGGTGGACGTGCGCGAGCGCTCCGAGTATGACCTCAGCCACATCGCCGGCGCCATCCACTCGGCCCCGGATTCCGCCGATGTCGACGATCTGCTGGCCGCGGCGGCGGGCCGGCCGATCGTGCTGTACTGCTCGGTCGGCTATCGGTCCTCGGCCAAGGCGCAGGCGCTCCTCCAGGCCGGCGCCACGTCGGTCGCCAATCTGGAGGGGTCGGTGTTTATGTGGGCGAACGAAGGACAACCGGTCGAGCGCGACGGAAAGGCCGTACGGGAAGTCCATCCCTACAACCGGGTGTGGGGGGTGTTGCTCAATAAACGGCTCCGTGGAGAGGTGGGGAGGGACTGA